The following are from one region of the Nicotiana tabacum cultivar K326 chromosome 3, ASM71507v2, whole genome shotgun sequence genome:
- the LOC142176041 gene encoding uncharacterized protein LOC142176041: MTYDCHTSVDLNELEMADFDVVMGMDWLASCYANVDCWTKVVHFNFPSEPIIEWKGNSPAPKGRFISYPKAQKMILKGYIYHLVPVQDAGAKPPTLQIVPFVNEFLDVFPNKLPGIPSKREIDFAIIVLPNTQPKSIPPYIMALPKIESSVERSLRKGLYQAQYFPVACNSVNSS; encoded by the coding sequence ATGACATATGATTGCCATACTTCAGTAGATCTAAATGAATTGGAGATGGCCGATTTCGACGTTGtcatgggcatggattggttggcttcttgctATGCCAATGTAGATTGCTGGACGAAGGTTGTCCACTTTAATTTTCCAAGTGAGCCCATTATTGAATGGAAAGGTAATTCTCCAGCGCCTAAGGGGAGGTTTATTTCCTACCCTAAGGCTCAGAAAATGATCTTGAAGGGGTATATATATCACTTGGTTCCGGTGCAGGATGCGGGGGCGAAACCTCCAACTCTTCAGATTGTCCCTTTTGTTAATGAATTCCTTGATGTATTTCCTAACAAACTTCCAGGCATTCCTTCCAAAAGGGAAATTGACTTCGCTATCATTGTGCTTCCTAACACCCAACCTAAATCTATTCCTCCGTACATAATGGCCCTTCCTAAAATTGAAAGCTCAGTTGAAAGATCTCTTAGAAAAGGGCTTTATCAAGCCCAATACTTCCCTGTGGCGTGCAACAGTGTTAATAGTTCGTAA